From the Lathyrus oleraceus cultivar Zhongwan6 chromosome 4, CAAS_Psat_ZW6_1.0, whole genome shotgun sequence genome, one window contains:
- the LOC127136101 gene encoding chaperonin CPN60-like 2, mitochondrial, with product MKLTRGYISPYFIRDQKTQKCELENPFILIHDKKISDMNTLLKVLELSVTNKRPLLVVAEDVDSDALAMLILNKHHVGLKVCAIKAPGFEDNRRAALDDLVILIGGEVITEERGIALNKVRPEMLGTAKKACGLNHYNCDGVALLYASKVLENLETKNEDERRGVQIIQYHSRFAPTFTIAANAGFDGSLIYNKLLEQDNLNLGFDAVKGTYVDMVKAGIIDPVKVVRTALVDAASVSLLLTTTEASIVENMSDKNKPPQRVADMDDLDY from the exons ATGAAGTTAACTAGAGGCTACATATCTCCTTATTTTATTAGAGACCAGAAGACCCAGAAATGT GAATTGGAGAATCCGTTTATCCTCATCCATGACAAGAAAATTTCTGACATGAATACACTGTTGAAAGTATTGGAGTTGTCAGTAACG AATAAAAGACCACTCCTAGTTGTTGCGGAAGATGTTGATAGTGATGCATTAGCTATGCTCATACTCAACAAGCATCATGTTGGGCTTAAG GTTTGTGCTATAAAAGCTCCTGGTTTCGAGGATAATAGAAGAGCAGCTCTAGATGATCTTGTGATTCTTATCGGAGGAGAG GTTATCACAGAAGAGCGCGGCATAGCTCTCAACAAAGTCCGACCTGAAATGCTCGGCACTGCAAAAAAGGCATGTGGCTTGAACCATTATAACT GTGACGGAGTTGCTCTCTTATATGCTAGCAAAGTCTTGGAGAATCTTGAAACTAAAAACGAGGATGAGAGAAGAGGAGTACAGATTATTCAGTATCACTCAAGGTTT GCACCTACATTTACAATAGCTGCAAATGCTGGTTTTGATGGTTCTTTAATTTACAACAAATTGTTGGAACAAGATAATCTTAATTTAGGTTTCGATGCTGTTAAAG GAACTTATGTTGATATGGTGAAGGCTGGGATTATAGATCCTGTTAAAGTTGTTAGAACAGCTTTGGTAGATGCTGCCAG TGTATCGTTGTTACTGACGACAACCGAGGCATCTATTGTAGAAAATATGAGTGATAAAAACAAACCTCCTCAAAGGGTGGCAGATATGGATGATTTGGACTACTAA